The window GGGCATCGCGACGCGATGGACTTTCTGCTGCATGACCTGCGACTGGTCGAGCGGCGCGAGCTGCTGCGGCAGGTGCTGGAGCATGCTGTGCCGCACAGCCGCGACGATGTCGTGATCGTCTTCGCCTCTGCGACCGGGGAGCGCCACGGCCGCTTCGAGCAGTTGACGCGCATGGCGCGAATCCACGGCGGCCGGCTGCGCGGCGTGGACCGCACTGCCATCGAGCTCGCGACTGCGGCCGGGGTGGTCGGTGCGTTCGAGCTGCTGCGCGCCGGACGCCTGCCGGCACGCGGTTTCGTCGGGCAGGAACAAGTGGGGCTGGACGCCTTCCTGAGCACCCGCGTGGGCAGCTGCTATGCGGCGCTGAACGAGTCGGCCTCGACGCTGTCGCGAGCAACCGCGCGCCAGGGCCATGCGGCCGTCCATACTTGGCCGCCACCGATCCGGCACCGCCGAGCGAAGGAGGCCCGCCCATGAACCATGAAGAACACTCAGTCCTGTTCGAGCGCTGCGGCATCGCCGCCGAGCAGCGATCGGGCGGCAGCCTGTGCGTGCGGTCGCCCATCGACGGCGCCGAGATCGCCCGCCTGCACGAGACGCCGCTGGCCTCGGTGCCGGCGATGCTCGAGCAGGCCCAGTCCGCCTTCCGCCAGTGGCGCGAGGTGCCGGCACCGGCGCGCGGCGAGCTGGTGCGGCTCTGGGGCGAGGAACTGCGCGAGGCCAAGGCGTCGATCGGCCGCGTGATCTCGATCGAGGTGGGGAAGATTGCGCAGGAGGGCCTCGGCGAGGTGCAGGAGGCGGTCGACATCTGCGAATTCGCGCTCGGCCTCTCGCGGCAGCTCTACGGCAGGACCATTGTCTCGGAGCGCCCCGGCCACCGCATCATGGAGCAGTACCACCCGCTGGGGCCGGTGGCAGTGATCACCGCCTTCAACTTCCCGAGCGCAGTGTTCGCATGGAATGCCGCCATCGCGCTGGTGTGCGGCGACCCGGTGATCTTCAAGCCTTCGCAGAAGGCGCCGTTGTCGGGCCTTGCGACCTTCCGCGCGCTGGAGCGCGCCATCGCCCGTTTCGGCGAGCGTGCGCCAGCCGGACTGGCGCAGATCGTGATCGGCGGCGGCCTCCAGGCCGAGGCGCTGGTCGAGAGCCCGTTGATCCCACTGGTCTCGGCGACCGGCTCCACCCGCATGGGCCGCGCGGTAGGACCGCGCGTGGCGGCGCGTTTCGGGCGCCGCATCCTCGAACTGGGCGGCAACAACGCGATGGTCGTGACGCCCGACGCCGACCTCGACATGGCGGTGCGCGCCATCCTGTTCAGCGCGGTAGGCACGGCAGGCCAGCGCTGCACCTCGCTGCGGCGATTGATCGTCCACCGCAGCGTCAAGGACGCGCTGCTCGGCAAGCTGCTGCCGGCCTATGGAAGCCTGCGCATTGGCGATCCGCTGGAGGAGCGCACGCTGGTCGGGCCGCTGATCGATGAGGCCGCGTTCGGCGCAATGCAGGCCGCCATCGCAGAGGCAAAGGCGCAGGGCGGGCGCATCGTCACCGGCGGCGAGCGCGTGCTTGCGGAGCGGTTCGCGCGTGCCTGGTACGTTCGCCCCGCCATCGCGGAGATGCCGGCGCAGACCGAGGTAGTGCGACGCGAGACCTTCGCACCACTGCTCTACGTGATGGACTACGAAGGGCTCGACGACGCGATTGCCATGCACAACGACGTGCCGCAGGGCTTGTCTTCGTGCATCTTCTCCAACAATCTGCGCGAGATCGAACGCTTCATCTCGGCCGCGGGTTCCGACTGCGGCATGGCCAACGTCAATATCGGGCCGAGCGGCGCCGAGATCGGCGGCGCCTTCGGCGGCGAGAAGGAAACCGGCGGCGACCGCGAGAGCGGCTCGGATGCATGGAAGCAGTACATGCGCCGCAGCACCAACACCATCAACTTTTCGACCGAGCTGCCGCTGGCGCAGGGGATTCGCTTCGGCTGATTGCCCGGTTTGACTCCCTCTCCGCTGGCACGGGGCAGGGCTGAGGGCTCCGGGCGTTCAAAATGCACAAGCCTCCCTCGTTTCGCGCATGAGCTTCTTCGCCACGCATTGTTAGCCATCGGGAAACGGACAACTTCTCCACGCCGTCTTGGACGAACGGCGCAGCGCCTGCAGACTCGGTGCTGCTCAAACCGCAAGCCCGGGCTGCCCCGCAGGCCCAGGCTTTTCTTTTTCGAAGAACCCCTCACATGAATGCTCCCTGCACCACTTGCGACGGCGCCGTGCTCACGCCCGCGCATACGGAAGAAGCCTCGCGTTCCGCCTGGCTCGGAGTCGGCTCCATCGCCGTCGGCACCTTCGCCATGGTCACGACCGAGTTCCTGCCCATTGGCCTGCTGACCGATATTGCCGCCGGCCTCGGCACCTCCGACGGCACTGCGGGCCTGATGGTGACGATGCCCGGCGTGCTGGCCGCTTTCGCCGGACCGGCCCTGATCGTGGCCTCGGGCCGGCTCGACCGGCGCACGGTGATGATCGCGCTCAGCGCGCTGCTGGTGGCTTCGAACTTCCTCGCAGCGCTGGCGCCCAACTTCGCGACCATGCTCGTTGCGCGCCTGATGCTGGGCTTGTGCATCGGCGGCTTCTGGACCTTCGCGCCCGGTGCCGGCACCCAGCTCGTGCCCGACGTCTCGAAGGCGCGCGCCATGTCGATCGTGCTGGCAGGCGTCTCGGGCGCGACGGTGTTCGGCGTGCCGCTCACCGCCTTTCTCGGCGACCTGGCCGGCTGGCGCACTGCCTTCGGAGCGACCGGCGTGCTCGCGGCTGCGGTACTGCTGATGCAGATCTGGCTATTGCCTTCGATGCCGCCGGCGCGTGCGATCCGGCCGCGCGATCTGCTGACGCCGCTCACCCGCCGCATGGCGCAGGTGGGTCTGCTCGCGGTGCTGTTCCTCATCGCCGGCCACTTCGCGGCCTACACCTACCTCAAGCCGCTGCTGCAGCAGAGCTTCGGCCTCGGTCCGGATGAGGTGACGACCTTGCTGCTGGTCTATGGCGCGACCGGCTTCGTCGGCACCTTCTTCGGCGGCAGCCTGGTGGCACGCAGCGTTCGCCTGGCTGCGCTGGCGGCGGCGCTGCTGCTGGCGTCGGCCCTGGTGCTGTCGACGCTGGTCGGCAGCGGCATGCTGGCCGGCGCGGTGGTGGTCGTGGTCTGGGGCGCGGCCTTCGGCCTGATCCCGGTGGCGCTCACCGGCTGGATGATGCAGGCCGTGCCTGATGCCCCCGAGGCCGGGCAGGCCCTGCTGGTAAGCGGCTTCCAGGTCGCCATTGCCAGCGGCGCGCTGGCCGGCGGCGTGGTGGTGGACGGCTACGGCATCGCGAACACCATGCTGATGAGCGCCGCGCTGGTGCTGGTGGCGGCAGCCGTCATTGCCGCACTGGGGCGGGCGCCGCGTGCGCTGGCCTTGAATGCGTCGGCCGAGCGGTCTTAAAAAAACATTCGATCATCGAAGCCGAAGGGGTTCCGCTCGACCGTGATCTTGATGGATGCGAACGCCATAGGGGTCCGGGTTCAGGACGATGTTGTTCGCTTCCGGTGCCACCGCGAAAGGCACCTACCGTCCCGGTGCGGGTGGGGCGCTGCATCCCTTAAGTCGATTGCCGCACCTCGCTCACCGCGCTGCGCCGATCGATCTTGCGGCTCAGCACCACCGAGGTGTGGGTGTGCTGGATGCCCTCGATCAGGCCGATGCGGTCGAGCAGGGCGTCGAGCTGCTCGTTGGTCTTGCAGCGCAGCGCGAGCATGTAGTCGTATTCGCCGCTGACGGCCGAGAGCTCCTCCAGCTCGGGCAGCCGTTCCAGCGCGCGGATCACGCCGGCTGCCATCTTCGGCGCGACGCTCAGGCCGCAGTACGCGCGCACGGCGGCCTGCTCCAGGCACTGGCCGAGGCGCACGCCATAGCCGGCAATCACGCCCTCGCGCTCCAGGCGGGCGATGCGCGCGACGACGGTGGTTCGCGCCACCTTCAACTTGCGCGCCAGCTCGGCCGCGGGGGCGCGGGCGTTGGCCTGCAGCAGGCTCAGCAGGTGGCGGTCGGTGTCGTCCAAGCGAACCGCGGCGTCATTCGACTTCGGCGACGAGCTCGATCTCGACGCAGGCGCCGAAGGGGATCTGCGCCACGCCGAAGGCACTGCGCGCATGCGCGCCCTTCTCAGGGCCAAAGACTTCGGCAAAGAACTCGCTGGCGCCGTTGGTCACCAGGTGCTGCTCGGTGAAAGAGGCCGTCGAGTTGACGAGGCTCATCACCTTGACGATGCGCTTGACCTCGTTCAGGTCGCCGATGGCGGCCTGCAGCGTGCCCAGCAGGTCGATCGCGATGGCACGCGCAGCCTGCTTGCCTTCCTCGGTGCCGAGGCTTGCGCCGAG is drawn from Variovorax sp. PBS-H4 and contains these coding sequences:
- the amaB gene encoding L-piperidine-6-carboxylate dehydrogenase, whose product is MNHEEHSVLFERCGIAAEQRSGGSLCVRSPIDGAEIARLHETPLASVPAMLEQAQSAFRQWREVPAPARGELVRLWGEELREAKASIGRVISIEVGKIAQEGLGEVQEAVDICEFALGLSRQLYGRTIVSERPGHRIMEQYHPLGPVAVITAFNFPSAVFAWNAAIALVCGDPVIFKPSQKAPLSGLATFRALERAIARFGERAPAGLAQIVIGGGLQAEALVESPLIPLVSATGSTRMGRAVGPRVAARFGRRILELGGNNAMVVTPDADLDMAVRAILFSAVGTAGQRCTSLRRLIVHRSVKDALLGKLLPAYGSLRIGDPLEERTLVGPLIDEAAFGAMQAAIAEAKAQGGRIVTGGERVLAERFARAWYVRPAIAEMPAQTEVVRRETFAPLLYVMDYEGLDDAIAMHNDVPQGLSSCIFSNNLREIERFISAAGSDCGMANVNIGPSGAEIGGAFGGEKETGGDRESGSDAWKQYMRRSTNTINFSTELPLAQGIRFG
- a CDS encoding MFS transporter; protein product: MNAPCTTCDGAVLTPAHTEEASRSAWLGVGSIAVGTFAMVTTEFLPIGLLTDIAAGLGTSDGTAGLMVTMPGVLAAFAGPALIVASGRLDRRTVMIALSALLVASNFLAALAPNFATMLVARLMLGLCIGGFWTFAPGAGTQLVPDVSKARAMSIVLAGVSGATVFGVPLTAFLGDLAGWRTAFGATGVLAAAVLLMQIWLLPSMPPARAIRPRDLLTPLTRRMAQVGLLAVLFLIAGHFAAYTYLKPLLQQSFGLGPDEVTTLLLVYGATGFVGTFFGGSLVARSVRLAALAAALLLASALVLSTLVGSGMLAGAVVVVVWGAAFGLIPVALTGWMMQAVPDAPEAGQALLVSGFQVAIASGALAGGVVVDGYGIANTMLMSAALVLVAAAVIAALGRAPRALALNASAERS
- a CDS encoding Lrp/AsnC family transcriptional regulator, which codes for MRAVPSAWRRSPSAPASRSSSSPKSNDAAVRLDDTDRHLLSLLQANARAPAAELARKLKVARTTVVARIARLEREGVIAGYGVRLGQCLEQAAVRAYCGLSVAPKMAAGVIRALERLPELEELSAVSGEYDYMLALRCKTNEQLDALLDRIGLIEGIQHTHTSVVLSRKIDRRSAVSEVRQST
- a CDS encoding RidA family protein, whose translation is MSIDDKLKSLGITLPPVAVPAAAYVPFVQTGKLVFLSGHIAKKDGKPWVGQLGASLGTEEGKQAARAIAIDLLGTLQAAIGDLNEVKRIVKVMSLVNSTASFTEQHLVTNGASEFFAEVFGPEKGAHARSAFGVAQIPFGACVEIELVAEVE